Below is a genomic region from Cellulomonas sp. P24.
GAACGGCACCGACATCGACCCCGAGGCGAACGCGGCGGCTGCAGCGGCCATCGACGCTGCCGCGCGGGCGGTTGGCGCTCCTCTTCTCGTCGGCACGGTCCAGTACCCGAAGACCGGAGGACGGTACAACACCGCCGTGCTCTGGGAGCCGGGTGTGGGCGTGGTCGCCAGCTACACCAAGCAGCACCCGGCGCCGTTCGCGGAGTACATCCCGCTGCGCAGCCTGCTGCGCCCGTTCTCGTCGGCGGTGGACCTCGTGCAGGTGGACATGCTTCCGGGAACGAAGGTCGGCGTCGTGCCGTTGGCCTCGCCGCGGCTCGGACGAACGGTGAAGCTCGGCGACGTGATCTGCTTCGAGGTCGCGTACGACGAGCTGCCTCGTGCGGCGGTCCGTGCCGGTGCCGAGGTGCTCGTGGTGCAGACGAACAACGCGTCGTTCGGCTTCACGGCAGAGTCGACGCAGCAGCTCGCGATGTCTCGGCTCCGTGCGGTGGAGCTGGGGCGCGCCACGGTGCAGATCTCGACCGTGGGCGTCAGCGCGGTGATCGCACCCAACGGTGTCGTCAGTGATCGCACCGGTCTGTTCACGCCGGCCCAGCTGGTGGCTCAGCTTCCTCTTCGGCACTCGCTCACTCCGGCCGCGGTGCTGGGAGCGTGGCCGGTACGGGTGGCCGACCTGCTGGCGGCCATCGTCCTCCTTGCCGGGTGCACCGGCGCCGCACGGATCAGACGCGGGGTGCGGGCGACCGCAAGCTGAACGTACCCGGCACACGAGGGTGCGTGACCGCCGACGCCACATGACGGCCCTCGTCACGACAGAGCAGGAGCCGGCGCGATGCGCCGGCTCCTGCTCTGTCGTGACCCGTCGGTGTCTGACTCAGGCGCTGCGGCGCAGCTTCCCTGCCCGCAGGAGCGCGAGACGCTCGTCCAGCAGGTCCTCGAGTTCCTTGATGGTGCGACGCTCGAGGAGCATGTCCCAGTGCGTGCGCGCAGGCTTGGTCGCCTTCGGCTGCGGCTGCTCCGCTCCCCGGAGAAGAGCCTCCCGGCCACCCGGAAGCTCCCAGGTCAGCGGGACATCGGCCTCGATCGAGAACGGGACCGTGACAGTCTCACCATCCGGGCCGTCGTAGTGGGCGAGGATGCGTGGAGCGAACTCGACGCCGTCCTCCGTCTCCATGCTCTGGGAACCGATACGCATACCGCGCAATGAGCGGTTCGCCATGTGGACCTCCGTGGTGCTCTGTAGCCATGGGCATGAGTCGTACGTCTTAACGAACTGCGTACCGCCGGTGTTCCGAACTCACGTGAAGGTCCGGTGAACAGTAGGCGGTCGCCTCGGAACGAGGGTGGTGCTTGCGGCCGCACGAAACTCGATACGGTGGGGTGCATGAGCGTTGAGATCGCCGGGCACGAAATTTCATCATACCGCCAACTCGGCTCTTCAGGGTTGACGGTGTCCGTCGCCGGTCTCGGCTGCAACACGTTCGGCGCCACGGCGGCGCCCGAGACTGTCGACGGGATCGTCGCAGCTGCGCTCGACGAGGGGATCACGTTCTTCGACACCGCAGATGTGTACGGCTCGGTGCCAGGGCAGAGCGAGGAGCTCCTCGGTGCTGCTCTCGGCACCCATCGCGACGAGATCGTGCTCGCGACGAAGTTCGGCATGGCCGTCGGCGACCTCAACGGTCCGGACTGGGAAGCGCGCGGCTCTCGGCGCTACATCAGGCGCGCCATCGAGGGGTCGCTCCGGCGGCTCCGCACCGATCACGTCGACCTGTACCAGCTGCACGCGCCCGATCCCCGGACACCCGTGGCCGAGACGCTGCAGGCTCTCGACGAGCTCGTCACGGAGGGGAAGGTGCGCTACGTCGGGTCCTCGAACCTCTCGGCGTGGCAGGTGGCCGACGCCGACTGGACCGCGCGCGACCAGGGGACGGTCAGGTTCATCTCGGCGCAGAACGAGTACAACCTGCTGAGGCGTGGCGCGGAGACCGACCTCTTCCCGGCGGCGCGTCGGTTCGGTGTCGGAGTGCTCCCGTACTACCCGTTGGCCTCGGGGCTGCTGACGGGCAAGTACGGGCGGGGTGCGCAGGCGCCGGCCGGTACCCGTCTCGAGCGTTATCCGGACCGCCTGAAGACGGCCGACTTCGACACGATCGGTGTGTTGACGGCGCTGGCGGGGGAGTGGGGCGTCACGCTGCTCTCGCTGGCGATCGGTGCGCTGTCGTCGCGGCCGGAGGTCGCTTCCGTGATCGCGGGAGCCCGAACTCCGGATCAGGTCCGCGCCAACGCTGCGGCCGGGCGCTGGTCGCCGACCGTCGATCAGCTTCGCCGGATCGATAGGGCGACCAGCCCCGATCGAACGAATAGTTGACATATAAAGTATTGTCTGGGGGAGTCCGCCGCGATGGCATGCGCCCGCGCGGTGCCACGCCTGCCTCGTGTGCCGTCCGGAGGCTTCCACCGTCGACGCGCGGCTGACCGGATGTACATCGAGGCGGCGTGCGGCGGCACCCCGGCGCAGACCGCACCCGTCACGCGCGATCGGGCGCCGGCAGCTTCACGCGCTCGACCGGTTGTGCGAACGAGTCGTGGTGGACGACGACGTGCGAATCCCTGCGGGCGCTGCGACGTGTCGGGGCTGTCGGGCTGCACGTGCGAACTCACGTCGTGCGCGCACGTGACGTGGTGGATCGAGGCGGGTCGCGCTGTCCGCCCGCCGAGCCAGATCGCGACGAGAGGTCAATCGGCGCCTCTTCCCGATATCACCGATAAGGCACATTATGACATTATGGCGACGAGAAGCCGACGGAGCTGACACCACCGCCAGCGCCCGTGCACTGCAGCCGCTCCCCTGGCGCCGGGCCGCGCGCCGGTCATGACATCCTGGTGACATGCCAGACGAACCCGCACGACCTGATGACTCCGACGCGACGGAGCTCGACACGACGGAGCTCCAGCCGGCGGACGAGAACGCGTCGATCCTGCTGCAGGACCGGTGGTGGTGGTCCTCGACCCTGAGCCTCGTGCTCGGCGGGGTCATCACGGTGATGCAGGTGCAGGCGCTCCAGAACGGTGGCGTCTGGCTGAACTGGTTGGTGGCAGCCGTCGGTACTGCGGTCGCCGGCTCCGGTCTGGTCAGGCTGCTCCGCGCGTACGCGAAGGTCCGCTCACAGGGCTGACGGCGGCGCAACCCCGTGGCCGTGGACGTCCGGGGCGGAGCGCGCCACGTCGGCCACCTCCTCCTCTGGCCGCGGCGGGACGGTCTCGTCGATCTCGAGGACCGCGAGCTCGTCGAACACCTGCGGGGTGACATCGGGGTTCTGGGGCGTAGGGACGGACACGGTGCCTCCGAGGGTCGGCGTCACCTCTCACGCTAGACCCGTGGCGACCCGCGCGGCACGGAGCGTCGCCGCAGCACGTCGCTGACGTCCTCAGGGAACAGTGTCCTCAGGGAACGGTGATCGTCTCGCCGACCGCCAGACGCCGGTACGGTGCGTGGCCCATGCCGCCGACGAGCCGATCCACCAGCGCGTTCCCGACCTCGCTCAGCACCGCGCTGTGGATGGGGATGACGAGCTCCGGCCCGACGGTGCGGACGAAGTCGATCACCTCGCCGACGGCGAGCCACGGCGCCGCGACCGGAGCGAGGAGCACGCGGATCGACTCCCCCGCGCCGGGGCCGGTGAACGAGTCGCCCGGGTGGAGGATGGCGCCGTCGATCACGTACGCAACGTTGGCGACCCGTGGGACGTCGGCATGGATGAGGGCATGGACCTCACCGGTCGCCGCGACATCGAAGCCCGCTGCGACGAAGCGGTCGCCGGCCGAGACCGTGTGCACCCGCTCCCCCGGTGCACCGGCGGCGACGAGCGTGCTGATCACGCCGGCAGGAGCCCATACCTCAAGATGAGAACGATTCCGAAGAGCGTCGACGAGCTCG
It encodes:
- a CDS encoding MBL fold metallo-hydrolase, whose protein sequence is METTLTFWGHACVQLERTGRTVVIDPGSFSDRTPLASADAVLVTHEHADHVVTGELVDALRNRSHLEVWAPAGVISTLVAAGAPGERVHTVSAGDRFVAAGFDVAATGEVHALIHADVPRVANVAYVIDGAILHPGDSFTGPGAGESIRVLLAPVAAPWLAVGEVIDFVRTVGPELVIPIHSAVLSEVGNALVDRLVGGMGHAPYRRLAVGETITVP
- a CDS encoding aldo/keto reductase, giving the protein MSVEIAGHEISSYRQLGSSGLTVSVAGLGCNTFGATAAPETVDGIVAAALDEGITFFDTADVYGSVPGQSEELLGAALGTHRDEIVLATKFGMAVGDLNGPDWEARGSRRYIRRAIEGSLRRLRTDHVDLYQLHAPDPRTPVAETLQALDELVTEGKVRYVGSSNLSAWQVADADWTARDQGTVRFISAQNEYNLLRRGAETDLFPAARRFGVGVLPYYPLASGLLTGKYGRGAQAPAGTRLERYPDRLKTADFDTIGVLTALAGEWGVTLLSLAIGALSSRPEVASVIAGARTPDQVRANAAAGRWSPTVDQLRRIDRATSPDRTNS
- a CDS encoding RNA polymerase-binding protein RbpA — translated: MANRSLRGMRIGSQSMETEDGVEFAPRILAHYDGPDGETVTVPFSIEADVPLTWELPGGREALLRGAEQPQPKATKPARTHWDMLLERRTIKELEDLLDERLALLRAGKLRRSA